The following are encoded together in the Planococcus antarcticus DSM 14505 genome:
- a CDS encoding ComEA family DNA-binding protein produces the protein MASSLTSKGKAWEYRNSLWILWTLLTLGFLNYVSFFYISRKVKQKKWFRAGIVYSIFFILFALAEGAFTGIFIISWLVSIFHVFKIRTEYLLRLEAMQTSGFENSELNKLKETIAREYGRADTSYTTSNMKAEKRVPIASQEQSVKVESNKVNERTAKKQEIDINTALESEIAEVPGVGSIFASKIVMVRSQENGFKSFEHFIQTLSVKPHLAEKIKSHIVFSEIPPTEHQVKKTEGRIVDF, from the coding sequence ATGGCGTCATCGTTAACTTCTAAGGGGAAAGCATGGGAATACAGAAATTCACTTTGGATACTCTGGACTTTATTGACACTTGGATTTTTAAATTATGTGTCTTTCTTCTATATTTCTAGAAAAGTGAAGCAAAAAAAATGGTTTAGAGCAGGAATTGTTTATTCAATATTTTTTATTCTATTTGCCTTAGCAGAAGGTGCATTTACAGGGATTTTTATAATTAGTTGGCTTGTTTCTATCTTTCACGTTTTTAAAATCAGAACAGAGTATTTATTAAGACTTGAAGCGATGCAAACTTCAGGATTCGAAAATAGTGAACTTAATAAACTAAAGGAAACTATTGCTAGAGAGTATGGTAGAGCAGATACTAGTTATACAACTTCTAATATGAAAGCTGAGAAGAGGGTACCAATCGCTTCGCAGGAACAATCAGTCAAGGTAGAAAGCAATAAAGTTAATGAGAGAACTGCAAAGAAGCAAGAAATAGATATTAATACTGCCTTAGAGAGTGAAATTGCTGAAGTTCCTGGCGTTGGAAGTATATTTGCTTCAAAAATAGTGATGGTGAGAAGCCAAGAGAATGGATTTAAATCTTTTGAACACTTTATTCAAACACTTTCTGTTAAACCTCACTTAGCGGAAAAAATAAAGTCGCATATTGTCTTTTCAGAGATTCCCCCCACTGAACATCAAGTGAAAAAGACAGAAGGAAGGATAGTGGATTTTTAA
- a CDS encoding DUF2997 domain-containing protein, with amino-acid sequence MKNKKIQIRITEDGKFFAETIGMKGEECLSVIEILEELLDAETVDSDYTVEYFETELKNSNNQILKIKGE; translated from the coding sequence ATGAAGAATAAAAAAATTCAAATCAGAATAACTGAAGATGGTAAATTTTTTGCTGAAACGATAGGAATGAAGGGTGAAGAATGTTTGTCGGTTATTGAGATATTGGAAGAGTTACTGGATGCAGAAACAGTAGATTCTGATTACACTGTAGAATATTTTGAAACAGAATTAAAAAATTCCAATAATCAAATCTTGAAGATAAAGGGGGAATAA
- a CDS encoding AAA family ATPase, translated as MSEINLIKIDTEKQYVKNDLESGKTKLMANLFKARFPFLYLATWEEDRALALISSIASNHELIKTTRKVITWKVTEGISESKDSIGTKAPLKALEYIEQYEDPAIFVLQDFHVYFGDLGRHPDLQIIRKLRDIVTSLKQSPNPKNVVFLSPILKLPIDLEKDITIVDFNLPTFTEIKATLNEMIEINQISGRIEVNLNEEEKEKIVKAALGLTLSEAENAFARAMVENGKLTISDVDIILEEKEQIIKKTGILEFVTNSLNMADVGGLENLKRWLRKRNNSWFESAQVYGLPAPSGVLITGVPGCGKSLISKAISETWQLPLLRLDIGKIFSGIVGSSEENMRKAINTAEAIAPCILWIDEIEKGFSGLNSQGDSGTSSRIFGQFLTWMQEKEKAVFVIATANNISSLPPEMLRKGRFDEIFFVDLPTFRERIEIFRVHLNKRLKNYKVIGDFKISVEVLHNLASLTEGFVGAEIEQVVIDGLFEAFYEERSVRLVDFQKVCRQFVPLSITQAEHIKAIRDWASVRAVAATPQEDRRDYSESSDVSDSNVDVKSSRGGRTIDF; from the coding sequence ATGAGTGAAATAAATCTAATAAAAATAGACACTGAAAAGCAGTACGTAAAGAATGATTTGGAATCTGGAAAAACTAAGTTAATGGCTAATCTTTTTAAGGCTCGATTTCCATTTCTGTATTTAGCGACGTGGGAAGAAGATAGGGCTTTGGCATTGATATCTTCAATTGCCTCTAACCATGAATTAATAAAAACTACTCGAAAAGTAATAACGTGGAAAGTTACCGAGGGTATTTCCGAGTCGAAAGATAGTATAGGGACCAAGGCTCCCTTAAAAGCTTTGGAATATATCGAACAGTATGAAGATCCAGCTATTTTTGTATTACAGGATTTCCATGTTTATTTTGGTGATTTAGGGAGGCATCCAGACTTACAAATCATACGAAAACTTAGAGACATAGTTACCAGTTTGAAACAAAGCCCAAACCCGAAAAATGTAGTTTTTCTTTCTCCCATATTAAAATTACCTATTGATTTAGAAAAGGATATAACGATTGTAGATTTCAATCTCCCAACTTTTACAGAAATTAAAGCTACTCTAAATGAAATGATTGAAATTAATCAAATTAGTGGCCGGATTGAAGTCAATTTAAATGAAGAAGAAAAAGAAAAGATAGTAAAAGCAGCATTGGGCCTTACATTATCAGAAGCAGAAAATGCTTTTGCTAGAGCTATGGTTGAAAATGGAAAACTTACTATTAGTGATGTAGATATAATTTTAGAAGAAAAAGAACAAATTATTAAGAAAACCGGAATCTTAGAATTTGTAACAAACAGTCTAAACATGGCTGATGTGGGGGGATTGGAGAATTTAAAAAGGTGGCTTCGTAAAAGAAATAATTCTTGGTTTGAATCTGCTCAAGTGTATGGTCTTCCTGCGCCTAGTGGAGTTTTAATAACAGGAGTTCCGGGATGTGGAAAGAGTCTCATTAGCAAAGCGATAAGTGAAACTTGGCAGCTTCCACTACTTAGACTTGATATAGGAAAGATATTCAGTGGAATAGTAGGAAGTAGCGAAGAGAATATGAGAAAAGCAATTAACACAGCAGAAGCAATAGCTCCGTGTATATTGTGGATTGACGAAATTGAAAAGGGATTTAGTGGACTAAATTCACAAGGAGATAGCGGAACAAGCTCGCGTATTTTTGGTCAGTTCTTGACTTGGATGCAAGAAAAGGAAAAAGCTGTATTTGTTATCGCAACTGCTAATAATATATCTTCTTTACCTCCGGAAATGTTACGTAAAGGAAGATTTGATGAAATTTTCTTTGTAGATTTACCAACATTTCGTGAAAGGATAGAAATCTTTAGAGTACATCTGAATAAACGGTTAAAAAACTATAAAGTAATAGGTGATTTTAAAATTTCAGTTGAAGTTCTGCATAACCTAGCAAGTTTAACGGAAGGATTTGTAGGTGCCGAAATTGAGCAAGTAGTAATTGATGGTTTATTTGAAGCGTTTTACGAAGAACGAAGTGTGAGATTAGTTGATTTCCAAAAAGTGTGTAGGCAATTTGTTCCTCTTTCAATTACTCAGGCAGAGCATATTAAAGCAATTCGTGACTGGGCAAGTGTCAGGGCAGTTGCAGCAACTCCTCAAGAGGATCGAAGAGACTATTCAGAGAGTAGCGATGTAAGTGATAGTAATGTTGATGTAAAATCTTCTCGTGGTGGTCGTACAATTGACTTTTAA
- a CDS encoding carbon-nitrogen hydrolase family protein, with product MTTKSTFKVAVVQAGSEIMDKEKGVAKTVRLIQEAATQQAEIIVFPEAFIPAYPRGMSFGAVVGSRTPEGRKDFWRYWDNSITAPGPETEAIGEAAKQAEAYVVIGVIEKDSTGSQGTLYCTALFFGPDGELLGKHRKLKPTGSERLIWGQGDGSTLPVFETPYGRLGALICWENYMPLARAAMYDKGIQIYVMPTADARDTWTSTVRHVAAEGRCFVLSCNQYSTKSMYPEAISSRAEFQELPEEMSRGGSCIAGPLGELIVEPVYGEETILYAELDLDRITESQFDFDVSGHYARPDVFQLSVNEKAQKNVVWDS from the coding sequence GTGACAACAAAAAGCACTTTCAAAGTAGCCGTCGTCCAAGCTGGTTCTGAAATCATGGACAAAGAAAAAGGCGTCGCCAAAACGGTCCGCTTGATTCAAGAAGCAGCCACTCAACAAGCTGAAATTATCGTCTTCCCAGAAGCGTTCATTCCTGCTTATCCGCGGGGCATGTCGTTTGGTGCAGTCGTTGGCAGCCGTACCCCGGAAGGCCGTAAAGATTTTTGGCGGTATTGGGACAACTCCATCACTGCACCCGGTCCTGAAACAGAAGCGATTGGGGAAGCAGCGAAACAAGCTGAAGCTTACGTCGTAATCGGCGTCATCGAAAAAGACTCGACCGGTAGCCAAGGCACCTTGTATTGCACAGCCTTATTTTTCGGACCCGATGGCGAATTGCTTGGTAAGCACCGTAAGTTAAAACCAACGGGATCGGAGCGTCTGATTTGGGGACAAGGAGATGGCAGTACATTGCCTGTTTTCGAGACGCCTTACGGACGCCTTGGCGCGTTGATTTGCTGGGAAAATTATATGCCACTCGCGCGCGCTGCGATGTACGACAAAGGGATCCAGATTTATGTCATGCCAACTGCTGATGCGCGGGATACGTGGACCTCAACTGTTCGACATGTTGCTGCAGAAGGTCGCTGCTTTGTGTTGTCGTGCAATCAGTATTCGACTAAATCCATGTATCCGGAAGCTATTTCTTCACGTGCTGAATTTCAAGAATTGCCGGAGGAAATGTCTCGCGGCGGAAGCTGTATTGCCGGGCCGCTCGGAGAATTAATTGTCGAGCCGGTATACGGAGAAGAAACCATTCTCTACGCCGAACTCGATTTAGACCGAATTACTGAAAGCCAGTTCGACTTTGACGTATCGGGACACTACGCTAGACCGGATGTTTTTCAGCTGTCCGTGAATGAGAAGGCGCAGAAAAACGTGGTGTGGGACAGCTGA
- a CDS encoding glutathione peroxidase, which yields MSIYSLKTKLSNGEELQLETLKGEVVLIVNTASQCGLTPQYEELETLYKAYTEKGFEIIGFPCDQFGGQEPGTDEEIMEFCTMNFDVSFPIAQKTEVNGEAAHPLYQYLRSQAPADEKFDEAGVLQREDRDMVESSDIQWNFTKFLIDRKGNVVHRFAPTVKPAQIETTIEQLVTDDK from the coding sequence ATGTCGATTTATTCGTTAAAAACAAAATTATCAAACGGTGAAGAACTGCAGCTAGAGACATTAAAAGGTGAAGTTGTCTTGATCGTGAATACCGCGAGTCAATGTGGATTAACGCCCCAATACGAAGAATTAGAAACGCTTTATAAAGCCTATACGGAAAAAGGGTTTGAAATCATCGGGTTCCCGTGTGACCAGTTTGGTGGGCAAGAACCAGGAACTGACGAAGAAATAATGGAGTTCTGTACAATGAACTTTGATGTTAGTTTCCCAATTGCTCAAAAAACGGAAGTAAACGGAGAAGCAGCGCATCCTCTTTATCAGTACTTGCGTAGCCAAGCTCCAGCGGATGAAAAGTTTGATGAGGCGGGTGTTTTGCAAAGAGAAGACCGCGACATGGTAGAAAGCTCTGATATCCAATGGAATTTCACTAAATTCCTGATCGACCGCAAAGGAAACGTCGTTCACCGCTTTGCGCCAACTGTGAAGCCGGCACAAATCGAGACCACCATTGAGCAGTTAGTAACTGACGATAAGTGA